The genomic interval ATCACACCAATGGTCTGGACGATCGCGCAGGACGTCGGCGTCGACTACGGGCGCTGGGTCCGCCTGTATCAATCACGGCATTTCGCGGACGAGTTCCCCGAGGACAACGAGCGGTTCCAGAACGTCACCTTCACGGACGACGTCTCCGGCGATCGCGAGAAGAGCCTCTTGGTGATGCGCGAGCGCATGTTCTCAGACCACGGCTTCAAAGCCGCCGTGTTCATCGGCGGGATGGGCGGCATAACGCAGGAGTACGAGATGTTCCGCCGCCTGCAGCCGGACGCCGCGGTCATCCCGGTTGTTTCCACCGGGGGCGCGACCCTCGACGTGGCGGCGCGAGCCGGGCCGCTCGACCCCGACCTAGCCGACGACCTCGACTACGTGGCGCTGATGCACCGCCACCTCGCCGTGTCCGTGCGGGAGGAGCGGTTCAAGGACCCGGACGACCAGCCAGCGTCGATCCAGGATCGATTCTGGCGGCCCGGTAAGAAGGCCTAACCGCGCATGGCATTCTTGCGCGAAGCTGATGTCCGCGCGCGAGCGCGGCGGAGGGCCGGAGCAGCGGGTATCAGCGTCTCGGAGGCTTTGGGCCGGGTCGCCCGACGTCGTCGCGCCCGATACGATATCTTCCTCTCTCAGACGATCCGCGACGCCGAGATCGTCCTCGGCGTCTACGACATCCTTACCAACGCCGGGTATGAGGTGTTCTGCGATTGGATCGAAGCGCCGGAGACTGATCGGAGCCAAGTCACACCTGCGAACGCCGAATTTGTCCGTGCGACCATGGACATGAGCGATACGCTGCTGTTCCTTGACACCGAAAACGCGGCCCAATCGCTATGGATGTGTTGGGAATTAGGTTGGTTCGACGGGCGTAAAGGTCTTGTATCTGTCCTTCCAGTCCTGCCCGACGGCGAGCAATACTACCGCAGCCGCGAGTTCCTCGGCCTCTACCCGTATGTCGAGCTGGACGAGGAGGGACGGCTCAAGGTCGTCAGGCCAGTAGTTACGAGTCCGAGCGGCGTAACAATGTTTGAAGCGCCGAACTCACGAACGTTCGAATCTTGGCGGACCGACCCGCGCGATTTCATGAGGCCGCGCGTGATAGGCGGATTAGGTCGGTAGGTCGGTGCGGTGCGCCCGCAGGCCAAGCTGGTGGTGCTGATGGCGGCGGCGGAACGCACTGCGTGGCTCCCGGCACCGTGGTCTGGGGCGCAGGCGTTCCGCCGCCATTGTCCGATGGGGCGCTACGGGTCACGGGACAACGGCCGCTGAACGCCCATGGGGTGCGGACGGACGGAGCTGACTGATACGCTTGCACTCTGGCCAACGCGCGCGGTCGCGTTTGGCGTGGTTCGGCGTTGTGGCCTGCTCCCTGAAAAGTGGTCCTTTCTGAGGTATGGCTTTGAGCTGCGG from Methylobacterium sp. AMS5 carries:
- a CDS encoding toll/interleukin-1 receptor domain-containing protein encodes the protein MAFLREADVRARARRRAGAAGISVSEALGRVARRRRARYDIFLSQTIRDAEIVLGVYDILTNAGYEVFCDWIEAPETDRSQVTPANAEFVRATMDMSDTLLFLDTENAAQSLWMCWELGWFDGRKGLVSVLPVLPDGEQYYRSREFLGLYPYVELDEEGRLKVVRPVVTSPSGVTMFEAPNSRTFESWRTDPRDFMRPRVIGGLGR